A window of Drosophila sulfurigaster albostrigata strain 15112-1811.04 chromosome X, ASM2355843v2, whole genome shotgun sequence genomic DNA:
atctGTGATCCAAAAAACTCTTTCACCCAAAAGCGACAGTCCTAGCCGAGATCGGGACGTCAATTACAGGTACACATCAAATTGCTATAATCAAATAACTACAATAGGAATTTCCAATGGGgataatgaatttgttttatataatttgataaacatGACTTTTAACTATGTGTTACAGACATAgttttttagttaattgattTATGAAGGCATAAAGTAAATACACATCGTCACAGATACCATATTTTTCTGTCTTTCCGTCCGAGTGAAAACCTTTGTAGATCTCagagaaatgcaatttatatataatatacattttgaagACAATACTTCTTAGtattacacaaattaaattttctagcCATGATTTTGGTACACTTTATTAACAATTGTTTATAGTTTCGAGGTGGATGTTAGTATTCATGAATGTATTTTAGGTGATATGTCCAGCTGTAATAATCGCAATACTTTGTGGTGGGAAACTAGGTATTTTACAGTGGAGTGCCGTCTTTTATAGCCTTTTTACATGCTAGCGtctttttgtttatcatttcTTATtgcaaaactcaaataaatttcattttactaagAAACCACATCTTTATTACCAGCATTTCAAGCGTTCGCCCAAACAATACCGTATCGATGGCTGGCGCACCTCAAGGCATCACGTTAGGCCCGCAGTTCTGTGGCCTAATGCCATCGACACCTATTAGTGGTGGCGCCTCCGTATCATCGACGACTGCGTTATCAACTGCCACAACTCATTCGGTTTTAGCAGTTACCGGTCCCAATATAGCCAATTTTTCTCCAAAGACAGGGCTGTGGCTCAAGTACGATATTTGAAGAATTAccagaaacaaataaaacaaattcgattaatattttaattacagctCTCCAGCTATGCATCCTTCAGTAATTCCTCCTCCATGTGCATCATCAGTGCCAATTGTGTCGAGTGGCAACGTTCGACCATCACCTTCCCCACTGAGCTCAGGAGCCGTAGTTGGAGCACCAACGAGAGTTATTGGAAATGCATTTTCACCACACGCCTCAACTCATTCCAGCACTGTCGGCAGTGGAAATCCCTCAGCACCAGGAAATTTTCAGTCAACATTCTTCGCAACACCATTGGCACCGCCGCTTTCATCTTCAATTACACCCACATCTATACCTATGGCTATTAGCAGTAGTTCCGTGACGATGTTGCCCATGGTGTCTCACACTTCGGCAGTCATCGCAACGataacaacagcgacaacgacaacatcgtCGGTTACCACTGTGGGCACTGTGCAGTCCACAGTTCCGACCGTGTCGAGTGCAGTCACACCGACAGCTCATCCCTTTTCGGCCGAATCTCTCTTTCAACCAAGCAAAAGTATGTATTGTTAACCTAGACTGCAGATTAGCGATGGATAATTATGGATAGTCAGTCTTCTATCGATAGTTTCCATCTCTACTGCAAAACTATTATGTGTATTGGATTGTATACTAATTCTATGCgttttccaatttatttagATGACCAAGCAGACTTATTGCGTCGCGAACTCGATAGTCGTTTTTTGGATCGTTCTGGCTTGACCCAACCGCCACCACCGCCAACATCTTCGTCAACATATTTACGACAAGAGCTGCACCATCATCAACACCAGCATACGCATCTGCATCAACATCCACCACATCCACAGATGCTGCCAACAGCAGCCTCTATGTCGGCCGCTGCTAATACTATTTTGCCACAAACACCGCCAACGTCAGCGCAAATATTTCCACCACCACTATTTAAAGACATTCCGAAAATTCCCGCTGTCGATCCACAATTTTATCGTGCTGGCATCGGACTGCCTCCTGGGTATACCGGTTATAGTCCAGCAGGGCTGCTGCATTCTGGATTGGGTGGACCTACTCCGTTCATGCCGCCAAACCATTTGACCTCATTTGCTCCCAAGGTAAGCATAACTACCTAattgttgcatgcaaattcCGCTACACGGCGACACCACTTCTGCTTTGCTGGTTTCTCCAAGATGCGACACAAGCCCGCTATTGAAAGCGTATGCTCTATGCAAAACTATTGTGACAAACGCcacacattttttaatatgttcGCTGAAGCGGTTGAATTATCACAATTCTTTACgatgcagttttttttttatgagaAAAAGGAATAATTGAGAAAGTGCAGCGGTATACATTGTTGTGATTATATACATGGCTAGAAATAGAAAACTCGAcataaattgtgtttattattactttcaTAATACACCTGCCTTTTTTCTACACTGAAATGGCAAAAACATTTCCCAAAAGTTCTGTTGAAACTACTGAGTCAATATCGAAAAATGCCCATTTAAATGTCGCAAATCCATTATAGAGgaattatcaaatttattgtatttttaaaagcaaaatgcagcACCTCAAAGTTTATTGTCTTCATACCATTCTTTATTCTACCTCTGTactttatatatgtttttatgtattttcaaaaatacacGAGTTTTGGAGTAATGCCGTCTCTTTCTTTTCCCATTTTCTGTGTCAATAAGTGGTTTTACTATCGTTTGCACCCAATTCAGCATCCGCATTGTCCTTGAAtatgtaatttgcattttacatgCCAGTGATGTTGTAAACAAATAGGTGtactatatgcatatatgtatgtatgtatgttttgtgtatgtatgtatatgtaaaatgCTTATGCCTGTGAGGAAGGACACACATATGAGCAGTATCGCGATATCTTCTCTCTCATTCCCGCTCATATGGTTTACTATCGCATAAGAACATTCAAATATACGCTTACAGTAATAACTATCggaattaaattattgatgtAATGAATGATTTAAATGATCGATGGTCGTGGttgaaaatatagaaaaaccTTGTTGCTCAATCATCAATTTTTACATCACTACTATACACATGCTATGCTATGATGTTGTCTACTGAATATTACAATGAACTCATTTGTTGCACACTTACATATCTATACAGAACACTATGTCGCTACCTTCAGTGTCCCCTACTATAATACCATCGATCTCTAACCCCTCCAAGGTCCTCCCGCAGCGAGTGGTATGTTAAACATTACGTGTTGAGCTACACTTCACTTCTCTAACTACTCATATTTTCTATTATCGTTTATTTACATAGAAAACTGGACGTTGGAATGCTATGCATGTCCGAATTGCGTGGGAAATTTACGCTCACCAAAACAAGCAAAGTTCGGAGAAATTAGTGTGTTCCGCTTCCATGGTTGGCCCAAGTCATAGTAGCTGCAGTAGCAGCATCAGCGTCAACTCTGGTTCATCTGGTGCACCTGGCAATGCAAGCAATATGGTGGGCAGTGGAGGATCAGTCAGTGGCAGTGGCTCCGCTAGCAACATTGTCACATCTGTTGCGAATGGAAACGTGATGGCAGCAGGCGGTCCATCGCCAGCAGCACTTGGCATGAAATCATCTCCGGCATTGGCTTTAAGTACAGCGTCACCGCATTTACTGCATCGATCTGGTGAATTgcctgcagctgcaacatacGCCAGATCGCCATTTGAGGCTTCGCCTCTAGCTGCAAGTTTTATTGGAGCACCACCTAGTCATATTGGTAAGTGGCACGCTTTGGTTTAAGTTAGCAAGAATCTCACACTTTAACGCCTCCTAACTCAACAGGTACAGCAGTTTCCCCTTTTGGACGGTACGTTGGATCGTTTGGTTTTGGAGGTCTGACACATTTTGGACGCGACATTTCTGTCGGTGGGCATTTAGACGCATGGAGGTAAGTCATGggattatgattattttgtgCTGAGGACTGAGATGTCCAAACTTATCTTATTTCCACACAAAGTTCCAAATTTCTTGGACTTGCATTTAAGTGTTAGCTTATCACTTAAAATAGTTGTTACGATACAGAAAGCAGTTCTTTTGAGGTGCCAAACCCAACTTATAATTTTCCCTAAGTATAAAAGATAGTTTTGTAGGCATTACTCCAATTGGTTCATACACAGGTTAAGCTGGTCATGCAACTCCCCAGAGAAGTAGAAGACTTGATTTTTGATACACTTTATAATTAGCTCAAATCAAGAGACGTTATTACTGACTTGCTTTTCACGATACTCTAAAACTTAAGGGGGAAAGCTTTATTGGATTTTAGCAGgaagtaatataatattcgtttgtaatttatttcagAACAAGTTCTGTGCCACGCTCTGTAGCGTATCATCCTACAGTTACATCTGGACCAAGTGGTTGGCCAATTAAAACAGATCCTGCTCTGGAGAATGCACGTCGCGAGGCCGAAGAACGAGAACGGGAACGCGAGATAAGAGAACGGGAGCAGAGAGAACGTGAGCGTCAGCGACGAGAACGTGAGGAACGCGAACggaaagagaaggaagagaAATTGAAGCGTGAGCAGCAGGAGcgtgaaagagagcgagaacgtGAACGGGAGCGCAAAGAGCGCGAGCGACGTGATATCGAGCGCCGTGAAATGGAACGTGAACGGTtaatgcagcaacaacgaatcaacgaaagcaacaaacaggcatcagctgcagcagtgTCGTCAGCAACAGCGCGGGATCGTTCACCTCATCGCAGCATCGGCAGCATTGTTGGTGAGCACAATACGGAGATCCGCATTAGGGAGGAACATCCGCGTAGCACCAAAGAGGAACAGGATGTGATGCTTATGCGTGCatcggctgcggctgctgctggtgttgccgTAGGCGATCCGCGCTATCACCCATCATCGTTGGCAGCGGCACAGGCGGCGAATGCTGCGATAGCAACAGCACACCATCATGCCAATTTCATGGTTTCGACAGGTCGGCATGGGCCACCGCATGGATTACCACCGTCATCAGCGTCTCATTTGTCGCGCAACATGATGCCACCCACATTGGGTGTAGGCGGACCTCTCGCTCATTTTGCCCCACCTGTACCACCGCCATGGGGCATTGATGCATACCGCGATCCCTATGGTCCAATCTTGCGTTATAACCCCATCATGGAGGCAGCGTTTCGTCATGAAGCCGAAGCAGAACGGCAAAAAGTCTTAAGTATCTATGCAGCACAATCTGCGGCTCACTTGCGGGGTAAAGAACCAAGTCCCATACCTCCGCCATCGATGGGCCCATTGGGTCCACCTCCAACGCATCTGCGTATGCAGCCACCGCCACCAAGTGTTGGTCTAATGACATCATCAACTGCGCCACAGCCGCCTTCGCAACAATGTCAGCAACCGCAATTGTCGACAATGGGAATGGGGAAGGCGGGACCAGGAGGGGCGCCCGGTCCGCCAACGATGAATATGGCTGTACAGCATATGATATCAGTTGATCCTTTGAAAAAGGAACCTGATCATACCATTGGTATCGTAGTGAGTTCACCTGGGACAGGTATTAGTCATGGTGCTGTACCAACAAGCGTCATAGGCATACCATCGGCTGCTTCTCCAGCAACGCCAAGTCGATGATAACCTATTACAAATATGAAACTGATACctatagaaaaataaagaagttTTGTCAAATTTCAAGCACTTCCATTTTTgtcaatatttgaatttgtattctGCTCTTTGTCCCTACCTccactcaacaacaacaacaacacatctGAGCctgacaaacaaacaaacaaaaaaaaaaaaacaccaagaTAGTAAGCGCAACGcttttgtaatataaaaagaatgaacgataaaaatatatattttaatttaattttaaagttgcaAGATGACATATGATATAAACAGAACATATTTTACCTACTGatcaaaaaaactaaaaataaaaggaatcCACGgtcatcaaaaaaaaagatccACTTGTTCTAAGATTATATTTATGCGAGCCATAAACTTTCGCAACAAGTTGCTTCCCACTTACGTCTACCCGCAGCGACAGGCACATACTCGTATACATAcaactatatattatatgtatttatatatatacatatatgtatagtactcctatgtatatgtatatatatacatatatgtatctagTACTcttatgtatatgcatatatatatatattatatataaaataagactttaaatttatataaaaacaaacaccGAATACCTATTAGTTTAATTAGATATTTagatttgcatataaataatagagcatttgtattatttgtataattcgTGGACATAATTATACtcaaatgtacatatatatagcatataacatataggcatacatattatatatacacgCATGCATACGTAACAAGATAcaatttgataataattaaaacaaaaaaccaaaaaaagcaaaaaacacaaaaaaacaaaaaacaattgttgtaTGGTACATTTAGCAACTTGTGGAATCATACAATACCATTCCAATCGTGCATTATATGTTTCCATAAGTAATTTCATGTATGCCGgtaatgtatataaataaatttaaagatattGATAATAGAAACATTGCtaataattcaacaaaatgtgtttttatttcttataaagTTGACTGTGTTAATACATAGTACTTTAATCATCAGCAGATTTAAAACTTAACTATACTTCAATAGTGAAAAAAGTcccaattttgttaaatttctgGAGAGGTTCGATCTTCGtattatacacatatattatattattataaacatatGTGTTTGGGTTTGAGGTATGAGTGAGTTTCTTCAGTTAGTTTGTACTACAACCACTTTATACTTCAAAGAATTTAGGAAATtaagaatttgaaaaaattaaataataaattcgtacagtatacatacataaggaAATAAAAAGGTTTTTTAAATAGATGTTTAAACCCGTAACACGAAATAATCCGATAATTATCTAGGATTTGTTATTCACATAACTTTCGAACTCacttatattttaattaaaaatcttcaattgatttaaaaattcattcacTGTAACAGtgagatattttcaatgcattataataatttaaaattttctttactttgaaaatacattttactgGTTTTATGTCTCACAGACAATTTATGTTGTTGATCCAAAATTCGTTTCAAACTGATTTCGTTAGAATGCATGGTGGCCGCCTACTCATTCTATCAAAGTACTTGCTTAGACACCAACTCGAAAACTATTGATCATAAAAGACGtaaacaataaaagtaaaagttccGAACAAATAAAGCAATGGCGAATTAAAAATACCCTGTACAATCCTCTCAAAcatgtttaaataataatttcaaaaatattattcgGCGATTACGCATACAAATAATACCGTTTGCGGGAAAACCAACCAATAAAAAATGTCATTACTAATTTCttagaaaactgaaaaattacGAATTTGGTATCCGTAGAAGCGACCATATAAATGTTCTAGAACAAGTTATGAAATAATGTTATAAAGTCGAATGCCCTGTTTGTTCATTTGCACTGGGTATAAGTTTTATACACAGCGGATttgattagtttttttttctgatgGGGAATTTCCCAAATCAGGTCTAAGTGCTGGCTTACATCGTATGAAGAAAGCTGTCAAGTATGTTTAAGCCGTGTGGCAAGAAATACTCGTGGTGTGGAAGTGCTTTGTCAATTTAggcgttgttattgtttttggagccatcatattatttatgacACCCTTCTGTCTTCTATATACGGAATAGCGAAAGTCAACGGGACAAGATCGACACCAAAGACAACAGAAACTGAGGAGAGCTCGTTATTGTTACCGTCACACTCACAGACATCATTTCTCTTTCAATTTGAACTATTATACTATACTGTAGTCGAGGTACGACAGTcggcatcaacagcagcaagctcGGGATAGTTTAGCACAATTGTTCAATATTTATCACGATTAGAAATGTTACTCAATCGTTTAGTggatattattttattactttgttttataaaatcgATCCCAGCGGTACACGAAAAGTCGGGTAAGTAAGTGAAAGTGTATCATAATGTATCTTGCTTAGAGATTTGCTCTAAGTATAATTTGAAGTTTTTAACTCAATATACATAGGTGAAAGCATACAAGAAAGTTGAATTGAGCCAACTTGAATATGAGACAACTAACATCCAATTCTAATGAatattcgcacacatacacatataaacaTCGTCATAAAAGATAATAGACATTGTTTATAAATCGAGTGTCTTTGCGAAATGTAAATGTTGTGATTTGTGAAATGGATTATCATGTCTACTCCATACTTTAAAGTTTTCctatgcaattaattaaataagttgcTTAGAagtattgaaattcaattgttgtagtattgatttaattatagTTCGACAATTTGGAGGATCAAACATTAACAATGGCTTCGGATCGGATATACCAAACACAGGACTAGGACAGCGCTTTGGTTATCCAGCACCATTAGGCTGTCCATTATGTGACTCATCTGTTTACAGCTATTGCTCACACAAGATGATACACGATGCGTGCTGCTGTGATTTCTCAggtaattatacaaaatattataaatacgtaaacaaaatattactgttataatttaaagataaACGAAATGTGagaataaataagaatttataaaCTGCTCCTTATCAGCTTCCTCATATGAGCCAATAGgtctttatttgtttgtgtgctcAAGTATACGTTTTCTTAATTCTTggattttctgtttttttttaacaaattgataaacaattagaattaaattacttattttgattttacagCATCCCCCCAGCTACGTCCGCCTCAATGTGCATATTATGACTGCTCGCTCTTGTATGCTAAATCCTGCTATGAACATGCGCTCATTAAaaactgttgctgcaacaatcCTTACTAAAAATGATCactaagaaataataatttaagctCTTAcctcaattattattattactagcTAGCATGACCCTCTTCATCGTCGAGTTGCACTtcgatataaatatttatattctaattaagtttttttttttttttttattaagacatcgacaaatttttaaagctactaatatttaataaaataaaaaagaatccaaacaataaaaaattattattgtttataaaattaatactattaTGTGCAGGCTTTCACTGCttattacacatacacatcggAAGATCGAGCTAATACTTTGCCAACAGGAGAGAGATTTAACGGCAATGAAGACGACGATTTAGATTGCTAtagcctgaaagtatgctataaaaattCTTTGTGGCACGCTGAACTTGTGGAATCAATTCTATCAATTGACatctaaaatattaatagCGTCAGGCAATAGTGGCGCTATCATAATAAGTTTGAAAATTACTAAGGTCTCTTAATAGTTGattttatatatgcattttaatgttTGCGGATACAAAGACTACCGATTGAGCTTTTGCTTAGTGATGTAACTGAGCGTGACATCACTTCGAAGTAATGCAACGAAAGCTCAATGGAGAGAATCGATGGCTGTGAGATTGGCGAGTGTCCGCCTCGTCAATGAGTCTTTTTAGGTGATCGTCAAAGTGCACGATTGTCATGAGTCATTATGGGTTTCTTTTAAAAGTCAATGCATGTTTAAACAAAGACAATGAGAGTGAATTACACGACAACACACATTTTACGAAGGTGAagactaaatataaatataaataatgcatCTATAAATGTTGtgattaatatatatttatgtgtatttagAACTATAAGGGACTCAATTATTTGAAACGATCAATGCTGTAGATTCCAGAGGAAAAAGGATAAAttcaaaagaagaaaattttctatcttaaaaatatactgtaaaaatgCACAACGCatgtaatataattatttattttattattataagaaGAAATTCAGTTAAATTCATTGAACAAATtctgtgaaatatatatgaggTATATACCGTTTTAGCACGATATATTACAAAGTTAATTTAGTTATAATCGATACCTTCCGTAGTCGATTGCACTTGAAAGACGTTAAAAGGGGGCAGTGACTCAGTAGTACTTTCAGGTCCTTCCGTTGTTACCTTTTCCGTTGTGGGCGTTGTGCGCGGGGAAGTGCTGGGCTTTTGAGTAATCGGTTTATGTGTTGTGGTGCTGGGAGTAGTTGGTTTTAAggtggttggcttttctgtacttggcttccTGGTTGTGGTGCTCGGCTCAGTTGGCTTCAGAGTGGTTGGCTTCCTGGTTGAGGGACTCGGCTCTGTTGGCTTCAATGTGGTCGGTTTTCGAGTGCTTGGCCACCACGATGTGGTGCTTGGCTCAGTTGGTTTCAaagtggttggcttttctgtgaTTGGtttcaatgttgtggtgctcgGCTCTGTTGGCTTCAATGTGGTCGGTTTTCGAGTGCTTGGCCACCACGATGTGGTGCTCGGTTCTGATGGCTTCGaagtggttggcttttctgtgcttggcttcaatgttgtcgTGCTacgaacagttggcttcgaagtagttggcttttctgtgcttggcttcaatgttgtggtgctacgaacagttggcttcgctgtagttggcttttctgtgcttggcgtcaatgttgtggtgctacgaacagttggcttcgctgtagttggcttttctgtgcttggcttcaatgttgtggtgctacgaacagttggcttcgctgtagttggcttttctgtgcttggcttcaatgtcGTGGTGCTacgaacagttggcttcgatgtggttggcttttctgtgctcggcttcaatgttgtagtgctacgaacagttggcttcgatgtggttggcttttctgtgcttggcttcaatgttgtggtgctcgGCTCAGTTGGTTTCGAAGTGGTTGGCTTCCTGGTTGTGGGACTAGGCTCTGTTGGCTTCAATGTGGTCGGTTTTCGAGTGCTTGGCCACCACGATGTGGTGCTCGGTTCTGATGGTTTTGaagtggttggcttttctgtgcttggcttcaatgttgtggtgctacgaacagttggcttcgctgtagttggcttttctgtgcttggcttcaatgttgtggtgctacgaacagttggcttcgctgtagttggcttttctgtgcttggcttcaatgttgtggtgctacgaacagttggcttcgctgtagttggcttttctgtgctcggcttcaatgttgtagtgctacgaacagttggcttcgatgtggttggcttttctgtgcttggcttcaatgttgtggtgctcgGCTCAGTTGGTTTCGAAGTGGTTGGCTTCCTGGTTGTGGGACTAGGCTCTGTTGGCTTCAATGTGGTCGGTTTTCGAGTGCTTGGCCACCACGATGTGGTGCTCGGTTCTGATGGTTTCGaagtggttggcttttctgtgcttggcttcaatgttgtcgTGCTacgaacagttggcttcgaagtggttggcttttctgtgcttggcttcaatgttgtggtgctaGGCACAGTTGGTTTCgatgtggttggcttttctgtgcttggcttcaatgttgtggtgctacgaacagttggcttcgatgtggttggcttttctgtgctcggcttcaatgttgtggtgctaCGAACAGTTGGTTTCgatgtggttggcttttctgtgcttggcttcaatgttgtggtgctacgaacagttggcttcgaagTTGTTGGCTTTTCGgtgcttggcttcaatgttgtggtgctcgGCTCTGTCGGCTTCGaagtggttggcttttctgtgcttggcttcaatgttgtggtgctacgaacagttggcttcgaagttgttggcttttctgtgcttggcttcaatgttgtggtgctaGGCACAGTTGGTTTCgatgtggttggcttttctgtgctcggtttcaatgttgtggtgctacgaacagttggcttcgaagtggttggcttttctgtgcttggcttcaatgttgtggtgctaGGCACAGTTGGTTTCgatgtggttggcttttctgtgctcggcttcaatgttgtggtgctacgaacagttggcttcgatgtggttggcttttctgtgcttggcatcaatgttgtggtgctaGGCACAGTTGGTTTCgatgtggttggcttttctgtgcttggcttcaatgttgtggtgctaGGCACAGTTGGTTTCgatgtggttggcttttctgtgctcggcttcaatgttgtggtgctacgaacagttggcttcgaagtggttggcttttctgtgcttggcttcaatgttgtggtgctaGGCACAGTTGGTTTCgatgtggttggcttttctgtgctcggcttcaatgttgtggtgctacgaacagttggcttcgatgtggttggcttttctgtactcggcttcaatgttgtggtgctcgGCTCTGTCGGCTTCGaagtggttggcttttctgtgcttggcttcaatgttgtggtgctaGGCACAGTTGGTTTCGatgtggttggtttttctgtgcttggcttcaatgttgtggtgctacgaacagttggcttcgatgtggttggtttttctgtgctcggcttcaatgttgtggtgctaCGAACAGTTGGTTTCGATGTAgttggcttttctgtgcttggcttcaatgttgtggtgctacgaacagttggcttcgaagTTGTTGGCTTTTCGGTGCTcggcttcaatgttgtggtgctcgGCTCTGTCGGCTTCGaagtggttggcttttctgtgcttggcttcaatgttgtggtgctaGGCACAGTTGGTTTCgatgtggttggcttttctgtgcttggcttcaatgttgtggtgctacgaacagttggcttcgatgtggttggcttttctgtgctcggcttcaatgttgtggtgctacgaacagttggcttcgatgtggttggcttttccgtgcttggcttcaatgttgtggtgctacgaacagttggcttcgaagTTGTTGGCTTTTCGgtgcttggcttcaatgttgtggtgctcgGCTCTGTCGGCTTCGaagtggttggcttttctgtgcttggcttcaatgttgtggtgctaGGCACAGTTGGTTTCgatgtggttggcttttctgtgcttggcttcaatgttgtggtgcta
This region includes:
- the LOC133849163 gene encoding uncharacterized protein LOC133849163 — encoded protein: MLLNRLVDIILLLCFIKSIPAVHEKSVRQFGGSNINNGFGSDIPNTGLGQRFGYPAPLGCPLCDSSVYSYCSHKMIHDACCCDFSASPQLRPPQCAYYDCSLLYAKSCYEHALIKNCCCNNPY
- the LOC133848773 gene encoding mucin-2, whose translation is MKLLILCLLVASGATFTLFGPHIRISPGDHHNEIILHFRNPCNNKTSYTTTIRPPSTPCKYHPTTPNCEHRTTIATKQPCQHKTTTPHDCPGDTTATAQTSTPKPTYQTTIQTTRQSTVKTTPKSSTEKPTTLKPTTTLKPITEKPTTAKPTVPSTTTLKPSTEKPTTSKPTVPSTTTLKPSTERPTTSKPTTTVKPTVPSSTTLKPSTEKPTTAPTVPSTTTLKPSTEKPTTSKPTTSKPTLKPSTEKPTTSKPTVPSSTTLKPSTEKTLKPSTEKPTTAKTLKPSTEKPTTAKTLKPSTEKATTAKPTVPSTTTLKPSTEKPTTAKPTVLSTTTLKPKKPTTSKPSVPSTTTLKPSTEKPTTSKPTVPSTTTLKPSTEKPTTSKPTVRSTTTLKPSTEKPTTSKPTVRSTTTLKPSTEKPTTSKPTVRSTTALKPSTEKPTTSKPTVRSTTTLKPSTEKPTTSKPTVRSTTTLKPSTEKPTTSKPTVPSTTTLKPSTEKPTTSKPTEPSTTTLKPSTEKPTTSKPTVRSTTTLKPSTEKPTTSKPTVRSTTTLKPSTEKPTTSKPTVRSTTTLKPSTEKPTTSKPTVPSTTTLKPSTEKPTTSKPTEPSTTTLKPSTEKPTTSKPTVRSTTTLKPSTEKPTTSKPTVRSTTTLKPSTEKPTTSKPTVRSTTTLKPSTEKPTTSKPTVPSTTTLKPSTEKPTTSKPTEPSTTTLKPSTEKPTTSKPTVRSTTTLKPSTEKPTTSKPTVPSTTTLKPSTEKPTTSKPTVRSTTTLKPSTEKPTTSKPTVPSTTTLKPSTEKPTTSKPTVPSTTTLMPSTEKPTTSKPTVRSTTTLKPSTEKPTTSKPTVPSTTTLKPSTEKPTTSKPTVRSTTTLKPSTEKPTTSKPTVPSTTTLKPSTEKPTTSKPTVRSTTTLKPSTEKPTTSKPTEPSTTTLKPSTEKPTTSKPTVRSTTTLKPSTEKPTTSKPTVRSTTTLKPSTEKPTTSKPTVRSTTTLKPSTEKPTTSKPTVPSTTTLKPSTEKPTTSKPTVRSTTTLKPSTEKPTTSKPSEPSTTSWWPSTRKPTTLKPTEPSPTTRKPTTSKPTEPSTTTLKPSTEKPTTSKPTVRSTTTLKPSTEKPTTAKPTVSTEKPTTAKPTVRSTTTLKPSTEKPTTSKPSEPSTTSWWPSTRKPTTLKPTEPSPTTRKPTTSKPTEPSTTTLKPSTEKPTTSKPTVRSTTTLKPSTEKPTTSKPTVRSTTTLKPSTEKTLKPSTEKPTTSKPTVRSTTTLKPSTEKPTTSKPSEPSTTSWWPSTRKPTTLKPTEPSTTTLKPITEKPTTLKPTEPSTTSWWPSTRKPTTLKPTEPSPSTRKPTTLKPTEPSTTTRKPSTEKPTTLKPTTPSTTTHKPITQKPSTSPRTTPTTEKVTTEGPESTTESLPPFNVFQVQSTTEGIDYN